In Fusarium verticillioides 7600 chromosome Unknown supercont3.27, whole genome shotgun sequence, a single window of DNA contains:
- a CDS encoding insulysin, translating into MPHSQHEEDASAAMGGAPIPVTLVTDSLEKPSLDDRDYRVIRLGNELEALLVHDPETDKASAALDVNVGNFSDESDIPGMAHAVEHLLFMGTKKFPIENEYGQYLSANSGSSNAYTGPTSTNYFFDISAKPDNDQDPSDTNPSPLREALDRFAQFFIEPLFLPETLDRELKAVDSENKKNLQNDTWRLHQLEKSLSNPNHPFCHFSTGNFEVLKTLPEARGINVRDKFIEFHARHYSANRMKLVVLGREPLDVLQKWVAELFSPVVNKKLPPNRWPGELPFRETDLGMQCFAKPVMDSRELNLYFPFIDEEFMFATQPSRYISHLIGHEGPGSIMSHIKSKGWANGLSAGAYPVCPGTPGIFDVQVRLTEEGLKNYPEIVKIFFQYITLLRESPPQEWIFQEQKGMADVDFKFKQKTPASRFTSRISSVMQKPLPREWLLSGHSRLREFAPDEIEKALATIRPDNFRMVIVSRNYPGNWDQKEKWYGTEYRHEKIPEDLMEECKRAFAVSPKDRLPALHLPHKNQFIPNKLEVEKKQVAEPALNPRVLRNDSIARTWWKKDDTFWVPRANVIVSLKTPLIYASAENNVKARLFSDLVRDALEEYSYDAELAGLQYNVSLDSRGLFLDVSGYNDKLPVLLEQVVTTMRDLDIKEDRFEIVRERLIRGYSNWQLQSSYHQVGDYTNWLNAPERDFIVEELAAELPSVTLEGVRLFQKQMLGQVFIEVYVHGNMYKEDALKATDMVESILKPRVLPKAQWPILRSLILAKGSNYVFRKTLKDPANVNHCVETWFYVGSREDRDIRTKTLLLDQMLHEPAFDQLRTKEQLGYIVFSGPRAFSTTYGFRFLIQSELTPEFLDSRIEAFLMRYADTLEKMSEIEFEGHKRSLIVRRLEKLRNLDQESTRHWNQITNEYYDFELAQRDAAQIKLLTKPEVIEFFNQRLNPASSHRARLSIHLQAQGKAEGVDKRQEEAQKKADEEPSPGDAVKTAEEITDVRLYKAGLTASSGARPVKDINEYEDTDAKL; encoded by the exons ATGCCTCACTCtcagcatgaagaagatgcttcCGCAGCGATGGGTGGTGCACCCATACCGGTGACGCTTGTTACCGACTCTCTCGAGAAGCCTTCCCTCGACGATCGCGACTATCGAGTCATTCGTCTTGGCAATGAGCTCGAGGCTCTCCTGGTGCATGACCCTGAGACGGATAAGGCCAGCGCTGCTCTAGATGTCAATGTGGGAAACTTCAGCGACGAGTCTGATATCCCCGGCATGGCCCATGCGGTTGAACAT CTTCTTTTCATGGGCACCAAGAAATTCCCAATTGAGAACGAATACGGCCAATACCTCTCCGCCAATTCAGGAAGCTCAAATGCTTACACTGGGCCAACATCGACGAACTATTTTTTCGATATTTCTGCCAAGCCGGACAATGACCAGGATCCTTCAGATACCAACCCCTCTCCTCTGCGCGAGGCTCTGGATCGATTTGCTCAGTTCTTTATCGAACCGCTCTTTCTACCCGAAACCCTGGACCGAGAACTGAAAGCTGTTGATTCAGAGAATAAAAAGAATCTTCAGAATGACACATGGAGACTTCATCAGCTGGAGAAATCTCTGTCTAACCCTAACCACCCGTTTTGTCACTTCTCAACCGGCAATTTTGAGGTTCTCAAGACACTTCCCGAGGCACGTGGAATTAATGTGAGGGACAAGTTTATCGAGTTCCACGCCAGACACTACTCGGCCAACCGCATGAAGCTGGTTGTTCTGGGTAGAGAACCGCTTGACGTGCTTCAGAAATGGGTTGCCGAGTTGTTCTCTCCTGTCGTCAACAAAAAGCTTCCACCAAACAGGTGGCCAGGCGAACTTCCTTTCAGGGAAACCGATCTCGGTATGCAGTGTTTCGCGAAGCCCGTAATGGACTCGAGAGAGCTGAACCTGTATTTTCCCTTCATCGATGAGGAGTTTATGTTTGCTACTCAACCTAGCCGATATATCAGTCATCTCATCGGGCATGAAGGCCCTGGAAGTATCATGTCACATATCAAGTCCAAGGGCTGGGCAAATGGCCTTAGTGCCGGCGCCTACCCTGTTTGCCCTGGTACTCCTGGTATCTTTGATGTACAGGTTCGCTTGACAGAAGAAGGTCTTAAGAACTACCCTGAAATCGTCAAGATATTTTTCCAGTACATCACTCTCCTGCGTGAGAGCCCACCCCAGGAGTGGATATTTCAAGAGCAGAAGGGAAtggctgatgttgatttCAAGTTCAAGCAGAAGACGCCCGCCAGCCGCTTCACCAGTCGAATCAGCTCGGTCATGCAaaagcctcttcctcggGAATGGTTACTCAGTGGACATAGCCGTCTCCGAGAATTTGCTCCCGATGAGATCGAAAAAGCCCTTGCCACGATTCGCCCGGATAACTTCCGCATGGTCATTGTATCGCGCAATTATCCTGGCAACTGGGACCAGAAGGAAAAGTGGTACGGAACTGAATATCGACACGAGAAGATTCCCGAAGATCTTATGGAGGAGTGCAAGAGAGCCTTTGCAGTCTCTCCCAAAGATCGACTGCCTGCCCTTCACCTGCCTCACAAAAATCAGTTTATCCCCAACAAgctcgaggtcgagaagaagcaggttgCCGAGCCAGCACTGAACCCCCGGGTTCTTCGCAATGATAGCATTGCCAGGACatggtggaagaaggatgatacCTTCTGGGTTCCTCGAGCCAATGTTATTGTCAGCTTGAAGACACCACTCATATACGCTTCGGCAGAAAACAACGTCAAGGCTCGACTGTTCTCAGACCTCGTCCGTGATGCACTCGAGGAGTACTCGTATGACGCGGAGCTGGCTGGCTTGCAGTACAACGTCAGTCTCGATTCTCGCGGTCTGTTCTTGGACGTTAGCGGCTATAATGATAAGCTTCCCGTGCTCCTGGAACAAGTCGTCACGACAATGCGAGACCTGGATATTAAGGAAGATCGTTTCGAGATCGTCAGGGAGCGCTTGATCCGAGGATACAGCAACTGGCAATTGCAATCATCCTATCACCAGGTTGGTGATTACACCAATTGGCTCAATGCCCCCGAACGGGACTTTATAGTGGAGGAGCTCGCAGCAGAGCTTCCAAGTGTCACATTAGAAGGTGTCCGACTGTTCCAGAAGCAGATGCTTGGCCAGGTCTTCATCGAAGTGTACGTACATGGTAACATGTACAAGGAGGATGCTCTCAAAGCAACCGATATGGTCGAGTCCATCCTGAAACCGCGGGTTTTGCCCAAGGCCCAGTGGCCTATCCTGCGGTCACTCATTCTGGCAAAAGGTTCCAACTACGTTTTCAGAAAGACTCTCAAGGACCCTGCCAACGTTAACCACTGCGTCGAGACTTGGTTTTATGTTGGTAGCAGAGAAGATCGCGACATTCGGACCAAGACTCTCCTTTTAGACCAGATGCTCCATGAGCCAGCCTTTGATCAGCTCCGGACTAAGGAGCAGCTCGGATATATTGTTTTCAGCGGACCTCGAGCTTTCTCGACGACTTATGGCTTCcgcttcctcatccagaGTGAATTGACACCAGAGTTCCTTGACTCGCGTATCGAAGCCTTCCTCATGAGATATGCAGACACTCTAGAGAAGATGAGTGAGATAGAATTCGAGGGCCACAAGCGAAGTCTGATCGTCCGGCGTCTAGAGAAGCTCAGAAACCTGGACCAGGAGTCCACTCGTCATTGGAACCAGATCACGAACGAATACTACGACTTCGAACTTG CCCAGCGCGATGCCGCACAGATTAAGCTCCTGACCAAACCTGAGGtcatcgagttcttcaaccagcGCCTCAACCCTGCTTCCAGTCATAGGGCACGGTTGTCAATTCATCTTCAGGCTCAAGGCAAGGCTGAAGGGGTCGATAAGCGACAGGAAGAGGCTCAGAAAAAGGCCGACGAGGAACCATCCCCTGGAGATGCCGTAAAGACAGCTGAGGAAATCACTGATGTCAGGCTTTACAAGGCCGGTCTCACCGCAAGTTCAGGGGCCAGACCCGTCAAAGACATTAATGAGTACGAGGATACGGATGCAAAGTTGTAG
- a CDS encoding NADH dehydrogenase (ubiquinone) Fe-S protein 6 produces MATSQLRVIGVFARGARLCQRAFTTSARQFEAAVSTKTNETAPAPVNENKPVEINQAPNRVGVWSRSQRPRSQAMTGPRFEQTDFDLQPQPKAAIEMIHKQPVTWTHDRIVACNGGGGPEGHPRVFINTDKPEIAVCGYCGLPFAHEHHRTHLESLPETSYPLS; encoded by the exons ATGGCAACATCTCAATTGAGAGTAATTGGCGTCTTTGCGCGTGGTGCGCGCCTCTGCCAGCGCGCCTTCACCACCTCCGCTCGGCAATTCGAGGCTGCTGTCTCTACCAAAACTAATGAGACTGCCCCCGCCCCGGTCAACGAGAAcaagcctgttgagatcAATCAAGCTCCCAACCGCGTCGGTGTCTGGTCCCGTAGCCAGAGACCGCGTTCTCAGGCCATGACCGGCCCCCGATTCGAGCAGACCGACTTCGATCTCCAG CCTCAACCCAAAGCCGCCATTGAGATGATTCACAAGCAACCCGTTACATGGACGCACGACCGCATTGTTGCCTGCAATGGCGGTGGTGGCCCTGAGGGTCATCCTAGagtcttcatcaacaccgaCAAGCCCGAGATTGCTGTTTGTGGCTACTGCGGCCTGCCTTTT GCCCACGAACACCACCGAACCCATCTCGAATCCCTCCCAGAGACTTCTTACCCTCTATCATAA